Proteins from one Romboutsia sp. CE17 genomic window:
- the topA gene encoding type I DNA topoisomerase, with amino-acid sequence MAKTLVIVESPAKAKTIEKFLGKSHYTVKASVGHVRDLPKSKLGVDIENNFEPQYINIRGKGDVIKELKKEAKKSKQVYLATDPDREGEAISWHLAHILNIEEDKECRIEFNEITKETIKKAIKSPRTINLNMVDAQQARRVLDRLLGYQISPILWQKVRKGLSAGRVQSVTTKLICDREKDINAFIPKEYWTIEIDAKTENNEDIALKFYGKSNEKIELENEEAVNSILEQIQNQDLLVEKIESKSRRKAAPKPFTTSVLQQEAANKLSFTTKKTMMIAQELYEGIDVEGEGTVGLISYIRTDSRRISEEAKEKSKEYILDKLGESYYKKATDDKKKVKENKKVQDAHEAIRPTSVYRTPESIKSSLSKDQFKLYNLIWRRFVASQMEDSIFDVLNVECKVGDFIFKATGSKMKFDGYTKIYNFIEREDKILPAIEEGNKLNINEVIPNQHFTQPPARYTEASLVKTLEELGIGRPSTYVPTITTILNRGYVEKQGTSLCPTELGIIVTNILEDNFQKFIDVDFTAQMENDLDTIEEGNTQWKSVVAKSYEPLKEAIETAIANVEKVNMDEETDEICENCGSNMVIKYGRFGKFMACKNYPECKNTKPLVNKIGVKCPICKDGDIILRKSKKGKSFYGCSNYPNCDFVSWSKPTGEICEHCGSYMIEKVTKSETKNVCSNKDCKK; translated from the coding sequence ATGGCAAAAACATTAGTCATCGTGGAATCGCCTGCAAAAGCTAAAACAATAGAGAAGTTTTTAGGAAAGAGCCATTACACAGTAAAGGCATCTGTAGGTCATGTAAGGGACTTGCCTAAAAGTAAGTTAGGTGTAGATATAGAAAATAATTTTGAACCTCAATATATTAATATAAGAGGTAAGGGTGATGTTATAAAAGAACTTAAAAAAGAAGCGAAAAAATCTAAACAAGTTTATCTAGCTACCGACCCTGATAGAGAAGGAGAAGCTATATCATGGCATTTAGCTCATATATTGAATATAGAAGAAGATAAAGAATGCAGGATAGAATTTAATGAAATTACAAAAGAAACTATAAAAAAGGCAATAAAGAGTCCTAGAACTATAAATCTAAATATGGTTGATGCTCAACAAGCAAGAAGAGTTCTTGATAGATTATTAGGATATCAAATAAGTCCTATACTTTGGCAGAAAGTAAGAAAAGGTCTTAGTGCAGGTAGAGTTCAATCTGTAACAACTAAGCTAATTTGTGATAGGGAAAAAGATATAAATGCATTTATACCAAAAGAATATTGGACGATAGAAATAGATGCAAAAACAGAAAATAATGAAGATATAGCTCTTAAGTTTTATGGAAAATCAAATGAGAAGATTGAACTAGAAAATGAGGAAGCTGTAAATAGTATTTTGGAACAAATACAAAATCAAGATTTACTGGTTGAAAAAATAGAATCTAAATCAAGAAGAAAAGCTGCGCCAAAGCCTTTTACAACAAGTGTTCTACAACAAGAAGCAGCTAATAAATTATCCTTTACTACAAAAAAGACAATGATGATAGCTCAAGAATTATATGAAGGTATAGACGTAGAAGGTGAAGGTACAGTAGGTCTTATATCATACATAAGGACTGACTCAAGAAGAATATCAGAGGAAGCTAAAGAAAAATCTAAGGAATATATATTAGATAAGCTTGGTGAGAGTTACTATAAAAAAGCTACAGATGATAAAAAGAAGGTTAAAGAAAATAAAAAAGTTCAAGATGCTCATGAGGCTATAAGACCTACATCTGTATATAGAACACCTGAAAGTATAAAGTCATCTTTAAGTAAAGATCAGTTTAAGTTATACAATTTAATCTGGAGAAGATTTGTTGCTAGCCAAATGGAAGATTCTATATTTGATGTTTTAAATGTAGAATGCAAAGTTGGAGATTTTATATTTAAAGCGACAGGATCAAAAATGAAATTTGATGGATATACAAAAATTTATAACTTTATAGAAAGAGAAGATAAAATTCTTCCAGCTATAGAAGAAGGTAACAAATTAAATATAAATGAAGTTATTCCTAATCAACATTTTACTCAACCACCAGCTAGATATACAGAAGCTAGTTTAGTAAAAACATTAGAGGAGTTAGGTATAGGTAGACCAAGTACTTATGTCCCTACAATAACTACTATATTAAATAGAGGATATGTTGAAAAACAAGGTACAAGTTTATGTCCGACAGAGTTAGGTATAATTGTAACTAATATATTAGAAGATAACTTCCAAAAGTTTATAGATGTAGACTTTACAGCTCAAATGGAAAATGATTTAGATACTATAGAAGAGGGGAATACACAGTGGAAAAGTGTAGTAGCTAAGTCATATGAGCCATTAAAAGAGGCTATAGAAACTGCAATTGCAAATGTTGAAAAAGTTAATATGGATGAAGAAACTGATGAAATTTGTGAAAACTGTGGCTCTAATATGGTTATAAAATATGGAAGATTTGGAAAATTCATGGCATGTAAAAACTATCCAGAATGTAAAAACACAAAGCCACTTGTAAATAAAATTGGTGTAAAATGTCCAATATGTAAGGATGGAGATATAATTTTAAGGAAGTCTAAAAAAGGTAAATCATTTTATGGGTGTTCTAACTATCCAAATTGTGATTTTGTATCTTGGAGTAAGCCAACTGGTGAAATTTGTGAACATTGTGGTTCGTATATGATAGAGAAGGTAACTAAATCTGAAACCAAAAATGTATGTTCGAATAAAGATTGTAAAAAATAA
- the dprA gene encoding DNA-processing protein DprA, giving the protein MDRKDAYLWLKSISGISTKTIEKIKDEVGNIETLMDFSDKEIYSLKNINLNIKENIVKYKSNSYLDKLKEILYKEGIKYICVDDNEYPYDLKNIYNPPIILFYKGNLSILNDNLNLAMVGSRKPTRYGISCAKKLSEQLSSLGINIVSGLAMGIDSYSHIGCMKGEGKTIAVLGSSVNNPLPKQNIALANNIIENGGLIVSEYNVNSAVIPSNFSNRNRIISGVSKGVIVVEAASKSGALITTEFALDQGKNIFAVPGNINSEMSRGCHKIIKDGAKLIEGLDDIINEYNISCIKNIEFGENYDNIDLSEESVIIMNAIKNNGVLQIDDICDYTGMEIKSVNTGLNELVLKDIIIESNNNTYSLNV; this is encoded by the coding sequence ATGGATAGAAAAGATGCTTATTTATGGCTTAAATCTATAAGTGGTATAAGTACAAAAACAATTGAAAAAATAAAAGATGAAGTAGGAAATATTGAGACTTTGATGGATTTTTCAGACAAAGAAATATACAGTTTAAAAAATATAAATTTAAATATTAAAGAAAATATAGTAAAATATAAAAGCAATTCATATTTAGACAAATTAAAAGAAATCTTATATAAAGAAGGTATTAAATATATTTGTGTTGATGATAATGAGTATCCATATGATTTAAAAAACATATATAATCCTCCAATAATATTATTTTATAAAGGAAATTTATCTATACTTAATGATAATTTAAACTTAGCTATGGTAGGATCTAGAAAACCAACTAGATACGGGATAAGTTGTGCTAAAAAATTAAGTGAGCAATTATCAAGTTTAGGTATTAATATAGTTAGTGGATTAGCTATGGGGATTGACTCGTATTCTCATATAGGATGTATGAAAGGAGAAGGAAAAACTATTGCGGTTTTAGGGTCTTCAGTTAATAATCCTCTTCCTAAGCAAAATATAGCATTAGCAAATAATATAATAGAAAATGGAGGTCTTATAGTATCGGAATACAATGTCAACTCTGCTGTAATTCCATCAAATTTTTCTAATAGAAATAGAATTATAAGTGGAGTGAGTAAAGGTGTTATAGTTGTTGAAGCGGCTAGTAAAAGTGGAGCTTTGATAACCACTGAATTTGCATTAGATCAAGGAAAAAATATATTTGCAGTACCTGGGAATATAAACTCAGAAATGAGTAGAGGTTGCCACAAAATCATTAAAGATGGCGCAAAATTAATAGAAGGTTTAGATGATATAATTAATGAATATAATATAAGTTGCATTAAAAATATAGAATTTGGTGAAAATTATGATAATATAGATTTAAGCGAGGAAAGTGTTATCATAATGAATGCTATAAAAAATAATGGAGTCTTGCAAATTGATGACATTTGTGATTATACTGGTATGGAAATAAAATCAGTTAATACAGGACTAAATGAACTAGTATTAAAGGATATTATAATAGAATCAAATAATAATACATATAGTTTAAATGTATAA
- a CDS encoding YifB family Mg chelatase-like AAA ATPase yields the protein MLSIINSSNIIGIESFLVKVEVDITNGIPCFNIVGLPSMEIRESRERVKSAIINSGYKFPNSRIVVNLSPADMKKEGSFLDLSICIGLLRNHINKEDNYLDESMFIGELSLDGKLRRVKGILPIVIGAKKYDIKRIFIPFDNLIESSFIDGIDIIPIHSLNECIGYLNGDLVINNDEILALKKSNTNCVDEIYEEDFEDVRGNYFVKRGAEIAAAGNHNILMIGPPGSGKTMIAKRIRTILPKIDKDEMLEVSKIYSVAGLIDEEIGIISKRPFRSPHHTSTKQSLIGGGNDPKPGEVVLSHRGVLFLDEIAEFDRRILETLRQPVEDKYINISRIKYSVSYPCNMLLIGAMNPCPCGYYMSDKECKCKSYEVNRYLNKISGPLLDRFDVFIEVNQVPYGEFKNNKTSEKSKDIKSRVEMAREIQRNRFKNDFISTNNEIRSSKLDEYCKLDKEAKKITEIIFNKYKLSNRSYTKLIKMSRTIADLDESNIIKSSHINEAFSYRKAYYTYFR from the coding sequence ATGTTAAGTATAATTAATTCAAGTAATATTATCGGAATAGAAAGTTTTTTAGTCAAGGTAGAGGTAGATATAACCAATGGGATACCATGTTTTAATATAGTAGGGCTTCCTAGTATGGAGATAAGAGAATCTAGAGAACGAGTAAAATCAGCAATTATAAATAGCGGATATAAATTTCCAAATTCAAGAATCGTAGTGAATTTATCCCCAGCGGATATGAAAAAAGAAGGATCTTTTTTAGATTTATCTATATGTATTGGATTATTAAGAAATCATATAAATAAGGAAGATAATTATTTGGATGAAAGTATGTTTATAGGAGAATTATCATTAGACGGAAAACTTAGAAGAGTAAAAGGTATTTTGCCTATAGTTATAGGTGCAAAAAAGTATGATATTAAAAGGATTTTTATACCGTTTGACAATTTAATAGAAAGTTCTTTCATTGATGGAATAGACATTATACCTATACATAGTTTGAATGAGTGTATAGGATATTTGAATGGAGATCTAGTGATAAATAATGATGAAATTTTAGCTTTGAAAAAAAGCAATACTAACTGTGTAGATGAGATATATGAAGAAGATTTTGAAGATGTTAGAGGCAATTATTTTGTAAAAAGAGGTGCAGAAATAGCTGCTGCAGGTAACCATAATATTCTTATGATAGGACCACCTGGATCAGGTAAAACAATGATAGCGAAAAGAATAAGAACTATTCTACCTAAGATAGATAAAGATGAAATGTTAGAAGTAAGCAAAATCTATAGTGTTGCAGGATTGATCGATGAAGAAATAGGTATTATCAGTAAAAGACCTTTCAGGTCTCCTCATCATACATCTACAAAACAATCATTAATTGGAGGTGGAAATGATCCAAAACCAGGGGAAGTTGTACTATCACATAGAGGTGTATTGTTTTTAGATGAAATAGCTGAATTTGATAGAAGAATTTTAGAAACGCTACGACAGCCTGTAGAAGATAAATATATAAATATATCTAGAATTAAATATAGTGTAAGTTATCCGTGTAATATGTTATTAATAGGAGCAATGAACCCTTGTCCATGTGGATATTATATGTCAGATAAAGAATGCAAGTGTAAATCTTATGAAGTTAATAGATATTTAAATAAAATATCAGGACCATTACTAGATAGATTTGATGTTTTTATAGAAGTCAACCAAGTTCCGTACGGAGAGTTTAAAAATAATAAAACTTCAGAAAAATCTAAGGATATAAAGAGCAGAGTTGAAATGGCAAGGGAAATTCAAAGAAATAGATTTAAAAATGATTTTATAAGTACCAATAATGAAATAAGATCTTCAAAACTTGATGAATATTGCAAACTTGATAAAGAGGCAAAAAAAATAACTGAAATAATTTTTAATAAATATAAATTAAGCAATAGAAGTTACACTAAGCTTATAAAAATGTCTAGAACTATAGCTGATTTAGATGAAAGTAATATTATAAAATCAAGTCATATAAATGAAGCTTTTTCCTATAGAAAAGCTTATTATACTTATTTTAGATAG
- a CDS encoding YraN family protein, translating to MNNKEKGELGERIALRYLIKKGAKILEKNYKIKSGEIDIIAKLDNELVFIEVKSRSNLNYGYPAEAVNYKKIKKILNVAKYYLLINNLHNVPIRFDVLEIYFNESKINHIINAF from the coding sequence ATGAATAATAAAGAAAAAGGCGAATTAGGAGAGCGTATAGCTTTAAGATATTTAATTAAAAAAGGTGCTAAAATACTAGAAAAAAATTATAAGATAAAAAGTGGAGAAATAGATATTATTGCAAAATTAGATAATGAACTAGTATTTATAGAAGTTAAATCTAGAAGTAATTTAAACTATGGATATCCAGCAGAAGCTGTTAACTATAAAAAAATTAAGAAAATATTAAATGTAGCAAAGTATTATTTACTAATAAATAATTTACATAATGTTCCTATAAGATTTGATGTATTAGAAATTTATTTTAATGAAAGTAAAATTAATCATATTATTAATGCTTTTTAG
- a CDS encoding alpha-hydroxy-acid oxidizing protein yields the protein MDYKEMLKNARINLNGSCRVCKVCNGVVCAGEVPGMGGKGSGSSFIENFKSLEKVKINMRIIHNVSKPDTSFELFGRKMALPIFAAPVTGTTLNMGGGLTEKEYITSVVQGCIDAGIYAMVGDTAIDSFLMDNLEVLSNNSGNGIVFIKPWENDDIIRKIKLSEESGAFAVGVDIDACGLVTLSMHGKNVVPKSIEEIKELKASTKLPFILKGIMTVEDAIMAVEAGVDAIVVSNHGGRVLDCTPGVADVLPKIAEAVKGKVTILADGGVRTGVDILKMIGLGADAVLIGRPFVTASFGGGKDGVKAYVNKVKSELESTMILTGCKTIKDIDSKVIYK from the coding sequence ATGGACTATAAAGAAATGTTAAAAAATGCCAGAATAAATTTAAATGGAAGTTGTAGAGTCTGTAAAGTTTGCAACGGGGTAGTATGTGCTGGAGAAGTTCCAGGCATGGGAGGTAAAGGAAGTGGATCTTCTTTTATAGAAAACTTTAAAAGTTTAGAAAAAGTTAAAATAAATATGAGGATAATACATAATGTTTCGAAACCAGATACTTCTTTTGAGTTATTTGGTAGAAAAATGGCATTACCAATATTTGCTGCACCTGTAACAGGAACTACATTAAATATGGGTGGAGGTCTTACAGAAAAAGAATATATAACATCTGTAGTACAAGGTTGTATTGATGCTGGTATATATGCTATGGTAGGAGATACAGCTATAGATTCATTCTTAATGGATAACTTAGAAGTTCTATCAAATAATAGTGGAAATGGAATAGTTTTCATAAAGCCTTGGGAAAATGATGATATAATAAGAAAAATTAAATTATCAGAAGAATCAGGGGCTTTTGCAGTAGGTGTGGATATAGATGCATGTGGACTAGTGACATTATCTATGCACGGTAAAAATGTAGTACCGAAATCAATAGAAGAGATAAAAGAATTAAAGGCATCTACAAAGCTACCGTTCATATTAAAGGGAATAATGACTGTTGAAGATGCTATTATGGCAGTAGAAGCAGGTGTTGATGCTATAGTGGTGTCAAATCATGGAGGAAGAGTATTAGATTGTACTCCAGGCGTTGCTGATGTTCTTCCTAAAATTGCTGAAGCTGTAAAAGGAAAAGTTACTATACTTGCAGATGGCGGAGTAAGAACTGGTGTAGATATATTAAAGATGATTGGTTTAGGTGCCGATGCTGTATTAATAGGTAGACCATTTGTAACAGCCTCTTTTGGTGGAGGAAAAGATGGAGTAAAAGCATACGTAAATAAAGTTAAATCAGAGCTAGAATCAACTATGATATTAACTGGATGTAAAACAATTAAAGATATAGATAGTAAAGTAATATATAAATAA
- a CDS encoding ribonuclease HII, whose protein sequence is MTNKSVKEIKEIVDNLEPEKYLEYIEILRCDERKSVQNLAVKLAKKLDSIRREEERLERINLYENEGYENGYLYIGGIDEAGRGPLAGPVVAAVVVFKQGTKIEGINDSKKLSESKRDELFDIIKDKALDYGIGIVNSEEIDEFNILNATYMAMKKALNCLKQKPDYLLVDAATIPGIDIKQKPIIKGDSKSISIAAASILAKVTRDSIMYQYDEIYPQYGFKSHKGYGTKEHYEAIEKSGITPIHRKSFLKNML, encoded by the coding sequence ATGACAAATAAAAGCGTAAAAGAAATTAAAGAAATAGTAGATAATTTAGAACCAGAAAAATATCTGGAGTACATAGAGATACTAAGATGTGATGAAAGAAAATCGGTACAAAACTTAGCTGTGAAGCTAGCTAAAAAGTTAGATAGTATAAGAAGAGAAGAAGAAAGATTAGAAAGAATAAATTTATATGAAAATGAAGGATATGAGAATGGATATCTTTATATAGGAGGAATAGATGAAGCAGGTAGAGGTCCTTTAGCAGGGCCTGTTGTAGCTGCTGTAGTAGTTTTTAAGCAAGGAACAAAGATCGAAGGTATAAATGACTCTAAGAAGTTAAGCGAATCTAAAAGAGATGAATTATTTGATATTATAAAAGATAAAGCTCTTGACTATGGTATAGGAATTGTAAATAGTGAAGAAATAGATGAGTTTAATATATTAAATGCTACTTATATGGCTATGAAAAAAGCATTAAATTGTTTAAAACAAAAGCCAGACTATTTATTAGTAGATGCAGCTACAATACCTGGTATAGATATAAAGCAAAAACCTATTATAAAAGGTGATTCAAAGTCTATATCAATAGCTGCAGCTAGTATATTAGCGAAAGTAACAAGAGATAGTATAATGTATCAGTATGATGAGATATATCCACAGTATGGGTTTAAGAGTCATAAAGGATATGGAACAAAAGAACATTATGAAGCCATTGAAAAATCTGGTATAACTCCAATCCATAGAAAGAGCTTTTTAAAGAATATGCTATAA
- the brnQ gene encoding branched-chain amino acid transport system II carrier protein yields MQKMKDIMVVGFALFAMFFGAGNLIFPPFLGLVSGDSWITGFTGFILADVGLALLAILASAKCNGEVSKVLGRSGKYLSIVLGCSIMICLGPLLAIPRTAATTYEMGIMPLVDGFNPIIFSIIFFVLTLVLTIKPSKVIDIIGSFLTPTLLIALAVLIIAGILNPLGDISHTPMIDNVFAEGINQGYQTMDTLGAAALSTVVIATIVNKGYKDEKLKVKLTLQAGIVASIGLCLVYGGLTYLGATVSNKYGIDVVQTSLIVNITSMLLGQPGKIILAIIVGLACLTTSVGLTSATGQYFTKLTNGKLKYETIVIIVCIFSAIVSNFGVSTIIKFSAPILSLIYPATVTLIILTLFGEKIKNDNVFKFSTYMALIVSMLTVANDFNINIPFILNLPFAQYGFNWIVPVVIAGIIGSFIKPKKSNKYKMSKAV; encoded by the coding sequence ATGCAAAAAATGAAAGATATAATGGTGGTAGGATTTGCACTATTTGCTATGTTCTTTGGAGCAGGTAATTTAATTTTCCCACCATTTTTAGGATTAGTATCAGGAGATAGTTGGATAACTGGATTTACAGGATTTATATTAGCAGACGTAGGTTTAGCTTTATTAGCAATACTAGCATCAGCTAAATGTAATGGAGAAGTAAGTAAAGTATTAGGCAGATCAGGTAAATATTTATCTATAGTATTAGGGTGTTCTATAATGATTTGTTTGGGTCCGCTTTTAGCAATACCTAGAACTGCAGCAACTACATATGAAATGGGAATAATGCCATTGGTTGATGGATTTAATCCTATTATTTTCTCTATAATATTCTTTGTATTAACTTTAGTATTAACTATAAAGCCATCAAAAGTTATAGATATAATAGGTTCATTCTTAACACCAACATTATTAATAGCTTTAGCTGTATTAATAATAGCTGGAATATTAAATCCATTAGGTGATATAAGTCATACTCCTATGATAGATAATGTATTTGCAGAAGGTATTAATCAAGGGTATCAAACTATGGATACTCTAGGTGCAGCAGCCTTATCTACAGTAGTAATAGCCACGATAGTAAATAAAGGATATAAAGATGAAAAGCTTAAAGTTAAGTTAACTTTACAAGCTGGTATAGTAGCATCAATAGGATTATGTTTAGTTTATGGAGGTCTTACATATTTAGGAGCAACAGTATCGAATAAATATGGTATAGATGTAGTTCAAACATCATTAATAGTTAATATAACTAGTATGTTACTTGGACAGCCAGGTAAAATAATTCTTGCAATAATAGTAGGTCTTGCTTGTTTAACAACATCAGTAGGTCTTACATCTGCAACGGGACAATATTTTACAAAGCTTACAAATGGAAAATTAAAATATGAAACAATTGTAATTATAGTGTGTATATTTAGTGCTATAGTATCTAATTTTGGAGTTAGTACAATAATTAAGTTCTCAGCTCCGATATTAAGTTTAATTTATCCTGCTACTGTTACCTTAATAATATTAACTTTATTTGGTGAAAAAATTAAAAATGACAATGTATTTAAGTTTTCTACTTATATGGCTTTAATAGTGAGTATGTTAACAGTTGCAAATGATTTTAATATAAATATACCATTTATTTTAAATTTACCTTTTGCTCAATATGGATTTAATTGGATAGTTCCAGTTGTTATAGCAGGTATTATAGGTAGCTTCATAAAACCTAAAAAATCAAATAAATATAAAATGAGTAAAGCTGTTTAA
- the ylqF gene encoding ribosome biogenesis GTPase YlqF, giving the protein MRSDYEDYLVDDNLHINWYPGHMKKTKELVRSNLKLVDVVVELLDARIPYSSKNPDIDKLAGNKPRVVILNKSDLADRNKLNRWINYYKQQGIKAIPVDTMKGSGLNKLIDECKNVTKEKMDALKEKGRKERPIRIMIVGVPNVGKSSIINKLTGRKSTVTGDKPGVTKGKQWVRLKGNLELLDTPGILWPKFEDQEVALNLAFSRAIKDEVLDVETLALRLIEKLMDIEPEKLKARYKLEELGETGLETMDMIGRKRGFITGRKELDYSRIAYTVLNEFREGKIGQISLEVPEDIK; this is encoded by the coding sequence ATGAGATCTGATTATGAAGATTATCTTGTAGATGATAATTTACATATAAACTGGTATCCTGGTCATATGAAAAAGACTAAGGAGTTAGTTAGAAGTAATTTAAAATTAGTTGATGTAGTTGTAGAACTTTTAGATGCGAGAATTCCATATAGTAGTAAAAATCCAGATATAGATAAATTAGCAGGAAATAAACCAAGAGTTGTAATATTAAATAAAAGTGATTTAGCTGATAGAAATAAATTAAATAGATGGATAAATTACTATAAGCAGCAAGGAATAAAAGCTATACCTGTTGATACTATGAAAGGTTCAGGTTTAAATAAATTAATAGATGAGTGTAAAAATGTTACTAAAGAAAAAATGGATGCACTAAAGGAAAAAGGTAGAAAAGAAAGACCTATAAGAATAATGATAGTTGGAGTACCTAATGTTGGTAAATCCTCTATAATAAATAAATTAACTGGTAGAAAAAGTACAGTAACAGGAGATAAGCCAGGTGTAACTAAAGGTAAACAATGGGTTAGGTTAAAAGGAAACTTAGAGTTATTAGATACACCAGGTATACTTTGGCCTAAGTTTGAAGATCAAGAAGTAGCATTAAATTTAGCATTTAGTAGAGCTATAAAAGATGAAGTTTTAGATGTAGAAACATTAGCTTTAAGACTTATAGAAAAGCTTATGGACATTGAACCAGAGAAACTAAAGGCGAGATATAAGTTAGAAGAATTAGGCGAAACTGGTCTTGAGACTATGGATATGATAGGTCGTAAGAGAGGATTTATAACTGGAAGAAAAGAACTAGACTACTCTCGTATAGCATATACTGTTTTAAATGAATTTAGAGAAGGTAAGATAGGACAGATAAGCTTAGAAGTTCCTGAAGATATAAAGTAA
- the rplS gene encoding 50S ribosomal protein L19 — translation MNEILRSLEQEQLRNDVPNFGPGDTVKVHVKIVEGKRERVQVFEGVVLKRQGAGARETFTVRKISFNVGVERTFPVHSPKLEKIEVTRRGKVRRAKLTYLRGRVGKAAKIKEAR, via the coding sequence ATGAACGAAATATTAAGATCATTAGAACAAGAACAATTAAGAAACGATGTTCCTAACTTTGGACCTGGGGACACAGTAAAAGTACACGTTAAGATAGTTGAAGGAAAAAGAGAAAGAGTTCAAGTATTCGAAGGTGTAGTATTAAAGAGACAAGGTGCAGGTGCTAGAGAAACTTTCACTGTAAGAAAAATATCTTTCAACGTTGGAGTAGAAAGAACTTTCCCAGTTCATTCTCCAAAATTAGAGAAGATAGAAGTAACTAGAAGAGGTAAAGTAAGAAGAGCTAAATTAACTTACCTAAGAGGTAGAGTTGGTAAAGCTGCTAAGATAAAAGAAGCTAGATAA
- the trmD gene encoding tRNA (guanosine(37)-N1)-methyltransferase TrmD, with protein sequence MRFHIMTLFPEVFNSYMNESIMKRAVEKGIIEVNIYNIRDFSTNKHKKVDDYPFGGGAGMLMTPQPIYDTYKHIIDTHNIKNPRVIYLTPKGKVHSQEIAQDMSKNEDIILLCGHYEGIDQRVIDLIVTDEISIGDYVLTGGELPALILIDSISRLIPGVLSQNESFEEESFKDNLLEYPHYTRPREFMGIEVPKVLLSGNHKKIEEWRYEESVKLTKERRPDLYKKTCKK encoded by the coding sequence ATGAGATTTCATATAATGACTCTTTTCCCTGAGGTTTTTAATTCATACATGAATGAAAGTATAATGAAAAGAGCTGTTGAAAAGGGAATTATAGAAGTAAATATATATAATATTAGAGACTTCTCGACTAATAAGCATAAAAAAGTAGATGATTATCCTTTTGGAGGAGGAGCAGGCATGCTTATGACTCCACAGCCTATATATGATACTTATAAGCATATAATTGATACGCATAATATAAAAAATCCTAGAGTTATATATTTAACTCCAAAGGGAAAAGTACATAGTCAAGAAATAGCACAAGATATGTCAAAAAATGAAGATATAATACTTTTATGTGGACATTATGAAGGAATAGACCAAAGAGTTATAGATTTAATAGTTACTGATGAAATATCCATAGGAGATTATGTATTGACAGGTGGAGAACTTCCTGCACTTATATTAATAGATTCTATATCTAGACTAATACCAGGGGTGTTAAGTCAAAATGAATCTTTTGAAGAAGAATCATTTAAAGATAATTTATTAGAATATCCTCACTATACAAGACCAAGAGAATTTATGGGAATTGAAGTACCTAAAGTTTTACTTTCAGGAAACCATAAGAAAATTGAAGAGTGGAGATATGAAGAATCGGTAAAACTTACTAAGGAAAGAAGACCAGATTTGTACAAAAAGACTTGTAAGAAATAA
- the rimM gene encoding ribosome maturation factor RimM (Essential for efficient processing of 16S rRNA), producing the protein MNNKLTHFKVGKIVNTQGLKGEVRVYPFTDDINRFDDLDVFYLDKDFNTKWNVERVRYKGNLVIMKIKNIDSIEKAEVLRDKFIYVSREDGRELEEDEYFIADMIGLEVYTVDGEKVGVLKDVLQYAANDVYIVKGEEKEYLIPAIMKFVPTIDMKERKMIIDPIKGMLD; encoded by the coding sequence ATGAACAATAAATTAACTCACTTTAAAGTTGGTAAGATAGTTAACACTCAAGGTTTAAAAGGAGAGGTAAGAGTTTATCCTTTTACTGATGATATAAATAGATTTGACGATTTAGATGTTTTTTATTTAGACAAAGATTTTAATACAAAATGGAATGTGGAAAGAGTTAGATACAAAGGCAATCTTGTAATAATGAAGATAAAAAATATCGATTCAATAGAGAAGGCAGAAGTATTAAGAGATAAATTTATTTATGTATCTAGAGAAGATGGTAGAGAGCTAGAGGAAGATGAGTATTTTATAGCTGATATGATAGGTTTAGAAGTATATACTGTAGATGGTGAAAAAGTTGGTGTATTAAAAGACGTTCTTCAATATGCTGCAAATGATGTATATATTGTTAAAGGAGAAGAAAAAGAATACTTAATACCTGCTATAATGAAATTTGTACCTACTATAGATATGAAAGAAAGAAAAATGATAATAGACCCTATTAAGGGAATGTTAGATTAG